In the Streptomyces sp. f51 genome, one interval contains:
- a CDS encoding TIGR02611 family protein, with amino-acid sequence MNTGSDEAGEVATAGDGANNERALGSRAPQFVKARRALHVSWQVGVFVVGLAVVVAGVIMLPLPGPGWLVIFGGMAIWATEFVWAQLVLRWTKRKVTEATQRALDPKVRRRNIALTTAGLVIVAVLVGVYLWKFGFVMPWNISQ; translated from the coding sequence ATGAATACGGGGAGTGACGAGGCGGGCGAGGTCGCCACGGCGGGCGACGGGGCGAACAATGAGCGAGCGCTCGGTTCGCGTGCGCCCCAATTCGTCAAGGCGCGCCGTGCGCTGCACGTGAGCTGGCAGGTGGGCGTTTTCGTCGTGGGGCTCGCCGTGGTCGTCGCGGGAGTGATCATGCTTCCGCTGCCGGGGCCCGGCTGGCTGGTGATCTTCGGCGGCATGGCGATCTGGGCGACCGAGTTCGTCTGGGCCCAGTTGGTGCTCCGCTGGACGAAGCGCAAGGTCACGGAGGCGACGCAGCGGGCGCTCGATCCGAAGGTCCGGCGCCGCAACATCGCGCTGACGACGGCCGGGCTCGTGATCGTGGCCGTTCTGGTGGGGGTGTATCTCTGGAAGTTCGGCTTCGTGATGCCGTGGAACATCTCGCAGTGA
- a CDS encoding GNAT family N-acetyltransferase — MTTTLRPTEPLHRATDGTLSRRFQVCVNSRPVGRVHLATEPGAGPPAARIRELGIDEPDRGRGRGTVAALAAEEVARGWGCRQIEVTVPGDAGPALQLTRALGYVLRNRVMEKALDGPAVVLPPGSADRPMTRDEYEEWDREGRRQYAEDWIRRGVPEAEALAKADRDFGGALPQGPDTANMWLTVLEHEGVPVGDLWLGRRGGHAFVYDVAVRADRRGRGHGRTLMRLAEARATAAGLDRIGLNVFAGNTPAERLYASLGYETTEHHLYKTLL, encoded by the coding sequence ATGACCACGACCCTGCGGCCGACCGAGCCGCTTCACCGCGCCACCGACGGGACCCTCTCGCGCCGCTTCCAGGTGTGCGTGAACAGCCGTCCCGTCGGCCGGGTCCACCTCGCCACGGAACCCGGCGCGGGGCCGCCCGCCGCCCGGATCCGCGAGCTGGGCATCGACGAGCCCGACCGGGGCCGCGGCCGCGGCACGGTCGCGGCGCTCGCGGCGGAGGAGGTCGCCCGCGGGTGGGGCTGCCGGCAGATCGAGGTGACCGTTCCCGGGGACGCCGGGCCCGCCTTGCAGCTCACCAGGGCGCTCGGTTACGTCCTGCGCAACCGCGTCATGGAGAAGGCCCTGGACGGCCCCGCGGTCGTCCTCCCTCCGGGCAGCGCCGACCGTCCCATGACGCGGGACGAGTACGAGGAATGGGACCGGGAGGGCAGGCGGCAGTACGCCGAGGACTGGATCCGGCGCGGCGTGCCGGAGGCCGAGGCGCTCGCCAAGGCGGACCGCGACTTCGGCGGCGCGCTGCCGCAGGGCCCGGACACCGCGAACATGTGGCTGACCGTCCTCGAACACGAGGGCGTCCCCGTGGGCGATCTCTGGCTGGGGCGCCGCGGCGGACACGCCTTCGTCTACGACGTCGCCGTTCGTGCCGACCGGCGCGGGCGCGGACACGGCCGGACGCTCATGCGGCTCGCCGAGGCCCGCGCGACGGCCGCCGGACTGGACCGCATCGGCCTCAACGTCTTCGCGGGGAACACCCCGGCCGAGCGGCTCTACGCGTCACTCGGGTACGAGACGACGGAGCACCACCTGTACAAGACGCTGCTGTAG
- a CDS encoding SsgA family sporulation/cell division regulator: MNTTVSCELHLRLVVSSESSLPVPAGLRYDTADPYAVHATFHTGAEETVEWVFARDLLAEGLHRPTGTGDVRVWPSRSHGQGVVCIALSSPEGEALLEAPARALESFLKRTDAAVPPGTEHRHFDLDTELSHILAES, from the coding sequence ATGAACACCACGGTCAGCTGCGAGCTGCACCTGCGCCTCGTTGTGTCGAGCGAGTCCTCACTGCCTGTACCCGCAGGACTGCGGTATGACACGGCCGATCCCTATGCCGTGCACGCCACCTTCCACACCGGAGCCGAGGAAACCGTCGAGTGGGTGTTCGCCCGCGACCTCCTCGCCGAGGGCCTGCACCGGCCCACCGGTACCGGCGACGTCCGAGTCTGGCCGTCCCGAAGCCACGGCCAGGGCGTCGTCTGCATCGCCCTGAGCTCTCCGGAGGGTGAAGCCCTGCTCGAAGCCCCTGCGAGGGCCCTGGAGTCATTCCTGAAGCGAACGGACGCAGCCGTGCCACCCGGCACGGAACACCGGCACTTCGATCTCGACACGGAGCTCTCACACATCCTGGCCGAGAGCTGA
- a CDS encoding DsbA family protein has protein sequence MSDFSASPAQSPASVVLDVWCDLQCPDCRDALADLHALRARYGDRLELRLRHFPLEKNKHAFAAAQAAEEAAEQGSAWPYVEAVLGRVEELKGDGEAFLVKAARELGLDAEEFDTALIDGRHILIVDADQAEGKAIGVTGTPTYVIGGERLDGGKSQEGLRERIEEIADRLLAATA, from the coding sequence ATGAGCGACTTCTCCGCCTCCCCCGCCCAGAGCCCGGCCTCCGTCGTCCTGGACGTCTGGTGCGATCTCCAGTGCCCCGACTGCCGTGACGCGCTCGCCGACCTGCACGCGCTGCGCGCCCGCTACGGCGACCGCCTAGAGCTGCGCCTGCGGCACTTCCCGCTGGAGAAGAACAAGCACGCCTTCGCCGCGGCACAGGCCGCCGAGGAAGCCGCCGAGCAGGGCTCCGCCTGGCCCTACGTCGAGGCCGTACTCGGTCGCGTCGAGGAGCTGAAGGGCGACGGCGAGGCCTTCCTGGTCAAGGCCGCCCGGGAACTCGGCCTGGACGCCGAGGAGTTCGACACGGCCCTGATCGACGGGCGGCACATCCTGATCGTCGACGCGGACCAGGCCGAGGGCAAGGCGATCGGCGTCACCGGCACCCCCACGTACGTCATCGGCGGCGAGCGCCTGGACGGCGGCAAGAGCCAGGAGGGGCTGCGCGAGCGGATCGAGGAGATCGCCGACCGGCTGCTCGCCGCGACGGCGTGA
- a CDS encoding aminodeoxychorismate lyase — MKLWLDGGLQDIEAARVSVFDHGLTVGDGIFETVKAVEGRPFALTRHLDRLARSARGLGLPEPDADEVRRACAAVLDANPMPLGRLRITYTGGHGPLGSDRGEHGPTLVVALGGSAPRPDSTAVVTVPWTRNERGALTGLKTTSYAENVVALARAREHGASEALFANTVGQLCEGTGSNVFVVLDGEIHTPPVASGCLAGITRALTVEWTGAKETDLPLDVLERADEIFLTSTLRDVQAVHRVDTRELPGTPGPVTAKAMRVFEERAGDDLEP, encoded by the coding sequence GTGAAGCTATGGCTCGACGGCGGGCTCCAGGACATCGAGGCCGCCCGCGTCTCCGTCTTCGACCACGGACTGACCGTGGGTGACGGCATCTTCGAGACCGTCAAGGCGGTCGAAGGCCGGCCCTTCGCGCTGACCCGCCACCTCGACCGGCTGGCCCGCTCGGCCCGCGGCCTCGGTCTGCCCGAGCCCGACGCCGACGAGGTGCGCCGCGCCTGCGCCGCCGTCCTCGACGCCAACCCGATGCCGCTCGGCCGGCTCCGGATCACCTACACCGGAGGCCACGGCCCGCTCGGCTCGGACCGCGGAGAGCACGGTCCGACGCTCGTCGTCGCGCTCGGCGGATCGGCCCCGCGCCCCGACTCCACGGCCGTCGTCACCGTTCCCTGGACCCGCAACGAGCGGGGCGCGCTGACCGGCCTGAAGACCACCTCGTACGCGGAGAACGTCGTCGCCCTGGCCCGCGCACGTGAACACGGCGCGTCCGAGGCGCTGTTCGCCAACACGGTGGGCCAACTCTGCGAGGGCACCGGGTCGAACGTCTTCGTCGTCCTCGACGGCGAGATCCACACCCCGCCCGTCGCCTCCGGCTGTCTGGCCGGCATCACGCGTGCCCTCACGGTCGAATGGACCGGCGCCAAGGAGACGGACCTTCCGCTGGACGTGCTGGAGCGCGCCGACGAGATCTTCCTGACCTCCACACTGCGTGATGTGCAGGCCGTGCACCGGGTCGACACCCGTGAACTGCCGGGCACGCCGGGCCCGGTGACCGCCAAGGCGATGCGCGTCTTCGAGGAGCGGGCCGGGGACGACCTCGAACCCTGA
- a CDS encoding zf-TFIIB domain-containing protein, with protein MQCPKCHAPMHTYNRNGVQIEQCSGCRGIFLDYGELEALTRVEAQWSQPAPPPQAYPSAPAPAWGAPQHGGHGGHGGHYGGHGGGHGGHHGHKSFGHMLFSS; from the coding sequence ATGCAGTGTCCGAAATGCCATGCGCCGATGCACACGTACAACCGCAATGGCGTCCAGATCGAGCAGTGCAGCGGCTGCCGAGGGATCTTCCTCGACTACGGCGAGCTGGAGGCGCTGACCCGTGTGGAGGCGCAGTGGTCCCAGCCCGCGCCGCCGCCGCAGGCGTACCCGTCCGCGCCGGCCCCCGCGTGGGGTGCCCCGCAGCACGGCGGTCACGGCGGCCACGGTGGTCACTACGGCGGCCACGGCGGCGGTCATGGCGGTCACCACGGCCACAAGAGCTTCGGGCACATGCTGTTCTCGTCCTGA
- a CDS encoding CGNR zinc finger domain-containing protein: protein MLITHDTRCALDAVVDLVNTAPEDGTADGLADVPSLADFVRKHDISDVGVLSERDLAAVRNVRGLFAGIFAAEEPRVAASLINELVAAAGTTPRLTDHDGYDWHVHYFAPGASVADHLAADCGMALAFFVVAGEQDRLRRCEAPDCRRAFVDLSRNRSRRYCDSRTCGNRLHVAAYRARRKEAAG from the coding sequence GTGCTGATCACCCACGACACCCGGTGCGCACTCGACGCCGTGGTGGATCTGGTGAACACCGCGCCGGAGGACGGGACGGCGGACGGGCTCGCCGATGTGCCGTCCCTCGCAGACTTCGTACGAAAGCACGACATCAGCGATGTCGGGGTGCTGTCGGAGCGCGATCTCGCGGCCGTACGGAACGTCCGCGGCCTGTTCGCGGGGATCTTCGCCGCGGAGGAACCGCGTGTCGCGGCCTCACTGATCAACGAACTGGTCGCGGCCGCCGGAACGACCCCCCGGCTGACGGACCACGACGGCTACGACTGGCACGTCCACTACTTCGCTCCGGGCGCCTCGGTCGCCGACCATCTCGCGGCCGACTGCGGGATGGCGCTGGCCTTCTTCGTGGTCGCCGGGGAGCAGGACCGGCTGCGGCGCTGCGAGGCCCCGGACTGCCGGCGCGCCTTCGTGGATCTCTCCCGCAACCGCTCCCGCCGCTACTGCGACAGCCGCACCTGCGGGAACCGGCTGCACGTGGCCGCCTACCGGGCCCGCCGCAAGGAAGCCGCGGGCTAG
- a CDS encoding chorismate-binding protein, with protein MLDLPPLARFGGLVATGLLDVTSDPAALDSSGFWAVSADFEGRLTCARFRDVREEPVPAPVPGRWHGPAAGDWTSSLDRAAYTAGVRRIREHIARGEVYQANLCRVLSAPVPADADVDALTALLARGNPAPYAGTIRLPDHGVEIATASPELFVRRAGRAVESGPIKGTGRTEADLLDKDYAENVMIVDLVRNDIGQVCATGTVAVPDLCVVEKHPGLVHLVSTVSGELREGVGWPGLLAAAFPPGSVTGAPKSSALRIIEALETAPRGPYCGGIGWVDADRGTGELAVGIRTFWIDRADGVLRFGTGAGITWGSDPEGEWRETELKASRLLAVASGTYDAGDGTLTD; from the coding sequence GTGCTCGACCTCCCTCCTCTCGCCCGTTTCGGCGGCCTCGTCGCCACCGGTCTCCTCGATGTCACCAGCGACCCCGCGGCCCTGGACTCGTCCGGCTTCTGGGCCGTCTCGGCGGACTTCGAAGGGCGTCTGACCTGCGCCCGCTTCCGGGACGTACGGGAGGAGCCGGTGCCCGCCCCGGTTCCGGGACGATGGCACGGACCGGCGGCCGGCGACTGGACGTCGTCCCTCGACCGCGCCGCGTACACGGCCGGTGTGCGCCGCATCCGGGAGCACATCGCGCGCGGCGAGGTCTATCAGGCCAATCTCTGCCGGGTGCTCTCCGCGCCGGTACCGGCCGACGCCGACGTCGACGCGCTGACCGCCCTGCTGGCCCGCGGCAACCCGGCGCCGTACGCCGGAACGATTCGGCTCCCGGACCACGGCGTCGAGATAGCCACGGCCTCCCCCGAGCTCTTCGTGCGCCGCGCGGGCCGTGCGGTCGAGTCGGGCCCGATCAAGGGCACCGGACGCACCGAGGCGGACCTCCTCGACAAGGACTACGCCGAGAACGTGATGATCGTGGACCTCGTCCGCAACGACATCGGCCAGGTCTGCGCCACCGGCACCGTGGCCGTGCCCGATCTGTGCGTCGTGGAGAAGCATCCGGGGCTCGTCCACCTCGTCTCCACCGTCAGCGGCGAACTGCGCGAGGGCGTCGGCTGGCCCGGACTCCTGGCGGCGGCCTTCCCGCCCGGCTCCGTCACCGGCGCTCCCAAGTCCAGCGCCCTGCGGATCATCGAGGCCCTGGAGACCGCGCCGCGCGGCCCCTACTGCGGAGGCATCGGCTGGGTCGACGCCGACCGCGGCACCGGTGAGCTGGCCGTGGGCATCCGTACGTTCTGGATCGACCGCGCCGACGGCGTCCTGCGGTTCGGCACCGGGGCCGGCATCACCTGGGGGTCCGACCCCGAGGGAGAGTGGCGGGAGACCGAGCTGAAGGCGTCCCGGCTGCTCGCGGTAGCGTCGGGAACGTACGACGCGGGTGACGGGACCCTCACGGACTGA